From one Dryobates pubescens isolate bDryPub1 chromosome 2, bDryPub1.pri, whole genome shotgun sequence genomic stretch:
- the CNIH4 gene encoding protein cornichon homolog 4, producing the protein MESVVFIFSLIDCCALIFLSVYFIITLSDLECDYINARSCCSKLNKWVVPEVIGHAVVTVLMLISLHWFIFLLNLPVATWNIYRYIMVPSGNMGVFDPTEIHNRGQLKSHMKEAMIKLGFHLLCFFMYLYSMILALIND; encoded by the exons ATGGAGTCGGTGGTCTTCATTTTCTCGCTGATTGACTGCTGTGCCCTCATCTTTCTCTCCGTCTACTTT ATAATTACACTATCAGATTTGGAATGTGACTACATTAATGCTAGATCCTGCTGCTCAAAACTCAATAAA TGGGTGGTCCCTGAGGTGATTGGCCATGCTGTTGTAACTGTACTAATGCTTATTTCATTGCACTGGTTCATCTTTCTCCTTAATTTACCAGTAGCAACATGGAATATATATAG GTACATTATGGTGCCAAGTGGAAACATGGGGGTATTTGATCCCACGGAGATCCATAACCGAGGACAACTGAAATCACACATGAAGGAAGCTATGATTAAACTAGGCTTTCATCTGCTGTGTTTCTTCATGTACCTCTACAG TATGATTCTGGCTTTGATAAATGATTGA